One window of Desulfonatronum sp. SC1 genomic DNA carries:
- a CDS encoding type II secretion system F family protein codes for MERGVANLPFSDESPAIRYLEHQGSIVLNIRRLSGLSATLSKISSYGVGRVNRSELAEFLNNMGVQLGAGVSILEALDEIIQDTSNKMLRMTLKFIRSDIVSGQTFAAAMARHPGVFPPMVINLARIGEETGNLDSILLKASEHLRRMQEIISSTKRALIYPLFLITLIMAATIFWFWYVVPNLLQLFLDMDVDLPLITRALIKVGEWTRAYLGIAGLALTAILALTFILRRGWPPFRYATDYLLLKLPLLRSILETSMASRISEYLGILLGAGIGVLRSFDIISDATPNTVYKKRLQEAKVSIKSGNNISSSMRQSHVLPSFAIRMINIGEQSGRMEEQTGYVAKVYREKLTNMVEVLGKTLEPALLVFMGLIFGVLIAGLLLPVYDLISEMNF; via the coding sequence ATGGAACGTGGCGTGGCCAACCTGCCTTTTTCGGACGAATCCCCGGCCATCCGCTATCTGGAGCACCAGGGCAGCATTGTCCTGAACATTCGCCGCTTGAGCGGCCTATCCGCGACCCTCAGCAAGATATCCTCCTACGGCGTCGGACGGGTCAACCGATCAGAACTCGCGGAATTTCTGAACAACATGGGCGTCCAGTTGGGTGCGGGTGTCTCCATCCTGGAAGCACTTGATGAAATAATTCAAGACACCTCCAACAAAATGCTGCGCATGACGCTCAAGTTCATTCGCTCGGATATCGTCTCTGGCCAGACTTTTGCCGCAGCCATGGCGCGTCACCCCGGGGTCTTCCCACCCATGGTCATCAACCTGGCCAGAATCGGCGAGGAGACCGGCAACCTGGACAGCATTCTGCTCAAAGCCTCCGAGCATCTCCGGCGCATGCAGGAAATCATCAGCAGCACCAAGCGTGCCTTAATCTACCCTCTCTTTTTGATCACACTGATCATGGCGGCAACCATATTTTGGTTTTGGTACGTGGTACCGAACCTGCTCCAATTATTTTTGGACATGGACGTAGACCTCCCCTTGATCACTCGAGCTCTGATCAAGGTTGGCGAATGGACCCGTGCATACTTGGGCATCGCCGGCCTTGCGCTGACGGCCATATTGGCCTTGACTTTCATTCTGCGCCGCGGATGGCCTCCTTTCCGCTATGCCACCGACTACCTGCTCCTAAAGCTCCCGCTGCTCAGGAGCATTCTGGAAACATCCATGGCCTCCAGAATCTCTGAGTACCTGGGGATTTTGCTCGGAGCAGGAATCGGAGTTTTGAGATCCTTTGACATTATCAGTGATGCCACCCCGAACACCGTGTACAAAAAGCGCTTGCAAGAGGCCAAGGTTAGCATCAAGAGCGGCAACAACATCTCTTCTTCCATGCGCCAGTCTCATGTCTTGCCTTCTTTTGCGATCCGCATGATCAACATCGGCGAACAATCTGGGCGCATGGAGGAGCAGACCGGTTACGTGGCCAAGGTCTACCGTGAAAAACTGACGAATATGGTCGAAGTGCTTGGCAAAACACTTGAACCTGCCTTGCTGGTCTTCATGGGCCTGATATTTGGAGTGCTCATCGCCGGCCTGTTGCTGCCCGTGTACGATCTGATCTCCGAGATGAATTTCTAG
- a CDS encoding GspE/PulE family protein, with protein MTEPIRIGDLLKSKGYITETQLRYALQVQRVTKEKLGKVLLRIGLASELSLARILSQQLNLELVDMDKEVPDLSLLPRFNKNSCMSLRIFPIRVEGDRLITATSELPDQRLEQAVFRGMGLRPSFVIAEDSKLVSAIYKYFYFLDNPVEKMLEQEAIVLAADSSQTVSLDNFLTHLLLLAVKRRASDVHIRPMDQGLSVAFRVDGVLVNEIHLQPQLRRLISAIKLQAGMNISEQRLPQDGRWSVTLLEQKYDIRTSSIITPFGENMVMRLLPQERASQSLDALGFLPKDVERMNRIFEEPFGIILLSGPTGAGKTTTLVAGLTSLDLLGKNVLTVENPVEYLVPLARQTQVNLPAGYDFADAMPSFLRHDPDVILIGEIRDEKTAKTALNAALTGHLVLSTLHSNTALGALPRLRGLGMDNLALSESLNALVSQRLLRTVCPHCIEEYEPSQEEIDYLQAEPKSLVRGNGCTFCNRTGYFGRTLTYEIIIFTREFRLAVQNSAPPSELMETARKHHFQDMFEIARFKILQHMTTVREVQRVLGVLRKGI; from the coding sequence GTGACCGAACCCATCCGCATCGGCGACCTGCTGAAAAGCAAAGGTTATATTACCGAGACACAACTCCGCTATGCTCTGCAAGTTCAGCGCGTAACCAAGGAAAAGCTGGGGAAAGTTCTTCTCCGCATCGGTCTTGCCTCGGAACTCTCCCTTGCCAGGATTCTTTCTCAGCAACTGAATTTGGAACTCGTGGATATGGACAAGGAGGTTCCTGACCTTTCTCTTTTACCACGCTTCAACAAAAACTCGTGTATGTCTCTGCGGATATTTCCCATCCGCGTTGAAGGCGACCGTTTAATCACGGCGACCTCGGAACTTCCTGACCAACGCCTGGAGCAGGCGGTGTTTCGGGGTATGGGGTTGCGTCCCTCGTTTGTTATTGCTGAAGACAGTAAACTGGTCTCGGCTATATATAAATACTTCTACTTTCTGGATAACCCCGTTGAAAAAATGCTGGAGCAGGAAGCCATAGTGTTGGCAGCAGACTCCAGCCAGACGGTCAGCCTGGATAATTTTTTGACCCACCTGCTTCTGCTGGCAGTCAAACGTCGAGCCTCGGACGTGCATATCCGTCCCATGGATCAGGGTCTCAGTGTGGCCTTCCGGGTGGATGGCGTCCTCGTCAACGAAATCCACCTCCAGCCCCAGTTGAGGCGCCTGATCAGCGCCATCAAGCTTCAAGCCGGCATGAACATCTCTGAGCAGCGACTGCCCCAGGACGGACGTTGGTCCGTGACGCTTCTGGAACAAAAATACGACATCCGAACTTCATCAATAATCACCCCTTTCGGTGAAAACATGGTCATGCGCCTCCTGCCTCAGGAACGAGCCAGCCAGAGCCTGGACGCTCTGGGTTTTTTACCCAAAGATGTGGAGCGGATGAACAGGATTTTTGAAGAGCCCTTCGGCATCATCCTGCTCAGCGGCCCCACCGGTGCCGGTAAAACCACTACCCTGGTTGCAGGCCTGACATCTCTGGATCTTCTCGGCAAGAACGTGCTCACCGTTGAAAACCCCGTTGAATACCTCGTCCCCCTGGCTCGACAGACCCAAGTAAATCTACCCGCGGGATACGATTTCGCCGATGCCATGCCCTCATTCCTCCGCCACGACCCTGACGTTATCCTTATCGGCGAAATCAGGGATGAAAAGACTGCCAAAACCGCCTTGAACGCGGCCCTGACCGGACACCTGGTTCTTTCCACACTGCACAGCAACACCGCTCTGGGAGCCCTCCCACGTCTACGCGGGCTGGGCATGGACAACCTGGCCCTGTCTGAAAGCCTTAACGCGCTGGTCAGCCAACGCCTGTTACGTACGGTATGCCCCCACTGCATTGAGGAATACGAACCCAGTCAGGAAGAAATTGACTACCTTCAGGCGGAACCCAAAAGCCTGGTCAGAGGCAACGGGTGTACTTTCTGTAACCGAACCGGCTACTTCGGGCGCACCCTGACCTATGAAATAATTATCTTCACCCGCGAATTCCGCTTGGCTGTGCAAAACAGCGCACCGCCCTCGGAGCTTATGGAAACCGCCAGGAAGCATCATTTTCAGGACATGTTTGAAATAGCCAGGTTCAAGATATTACAACACATGACCACGGTCCGGGAGGTCCAGCGCGTATTGGGCGTCTTGCGCAAGGGTATTTAA
- a CDS encoding ExeA family protein has protein sequence MESDIISILKLDANPFSPSAFTKGYFHTANTKRILEELHHGINFRKGFLVLVGEVGVGKTSLLYQFLHALEGENLATAWVFNSLLDRKELLLAIARDFGLEADDDLNLARLIELLHRFFLDRSAQGHNCAIIVDEAHNLSLETLEALRMLSNLEQEEKKLVQILLVGQPELKEKLDRPNLRQLRSRIGIFLTLDPLGKKDTTRYVQYKLASVGAELLVEQAATDRLWQATQGNLRMINLIMERTLYGLVAYNATEINLKIMNEAVTEIAEYQLDVAARLGMRPATKQLIWLGAAATLLLTLGFFFHAFSPSETLSRSDPYPTAAAGAPSALLHASNQGQGKGSGPVVQQPQVARDTESVSRPDQIDDHASHAPHPFATETPPPSSHVTFLSRHNLEHLLPVLNQALHKNDPGILEQQLPEHLQMVRLRELPPRDNIRYSALAWNTARGKDHAEGEPKWIALWEPVLSIEKFFPGLKNEKIDMLQRMLLKLGYYDGPEDGTAGFMMWQAINNFQREWPVQHTGFPDPETILWIAALTRHQ, from the coding sequence ATGGAAAGCGACATCATTTCTATATTGAAGTTGGATGCCAACCCGTTTTCTCCGTCTGCTTTCACCAAGGGCTATTTTCACACTGCCAACACCAAGCGTATTCTGGAAGAACTGCACCATGGCATTAATTTTCGAAAAGGCTTTCTTGTTCTTGTTGGCGAGGTTGGAGTCGGCAAGACCTCCCTGTTGTATCAGTTTCTGCATGCCCTGGAAGGCGAGAACCTCGCCACGGCCTGGGTCTTCAACAGTCTCCTGGATCGCAAGGAACTTTTACTGGCTATTGCCAGAGACTTTGGCCTGGAAGCAGATGACGACCTCAATCTGGCCCGCCTGATCGAACTTTTGCACCGTTTTTTTCTTGACCGGTCCGCTCAGGGTCACAATTGCGCAATCATCGTCGACGAGGCGCACAATCTTTCTCTGGAAACACTGGAAGCTCTGAGGATGCTTTCCAACCTGGAGCAGGAGGAAAAAAAGCTGGTGCAGATCCTTTTAGTTGGCCAGCCTGAACTCAAGGAAAAATTGGATCGGCCCAACCTGCGCCAACTCCGTAGCAGAATCGGTATATTTTTGACATTGGACCCTCTGGGCAAAAAAGATACGACCCGATACGTTCAGTACAAACTCGCGAGCGTGGGGGCGGAACTCTTGGTGGAGCAGGCGGCCACAGACCGCTTGTGGCAAGCCACTCAGGGCAATTTGAGAATGATCAACCTGATCATGGAGCGGACCCTGTATGGTTTGGTGGCCTACAACGCCACCGAGATCAATTTGAAAATCATGAACGAGGCGGTAACTGAAATTGCCGAATACCAACTCGACGTTGCGGCCCGCCTTGGCATGCGGCCCGCCACCAAACAGCTCATCTGGCTTGGAGCGGCCGCGACGCTGCTGCTGACTCTGGGGTTCTTCTTCCACGCGTTTTCCCCATCCGAAACTCTCTCCAGGTCCGATCCATATCCAACTGCCGCTGCAGGCGCGCCATCCGCCCTGCTTCACGCATCAAACCAGGGCCAGGGAAAAGGAAGTGGCCCAGTTGTTCAACAGCCCCAGGTCGCTCGGGACACAGAGTCCGTCTCAAGGCCAGATCAAATCGATGATCATGCGTCCCATGCGCCACATCCCTTTGCGACTGAAACGCCCCCTCCGTCCTCCCATGTCACTTTTTTAAGTCGACACAACCTGGAGCACTTGCTTCCAGTGCTGAACCAGGCTTTGCACAAAAATGACCCCGGCATCCTTGAACAGCAGTTGCCGGAACATTTGCAAATGGTTCGCTTGCGAGAGCTTCCTCCCCGAGACAATATCCGGTATTCCGCACTGGCCTGGAACACTGCTCGCGGGAAGGATCACGCTGAAGGAGAACCAAAATGGATAGCATTGTGGGAGCCTGTTTTGAGCATTGAAAAATTTTTTCCAGGACTCAAAAACGAAAAAATTGACATGTTACAGAGAATGCTATTAAAACTAGGCTACTATGATGGCCCTGAAGACGGAACAGCTGGATTCATGATGTGGCAGGCAATAAATAACTTTCAAAGAGAATGGCCTGTTCAACATACTGGGTTCCCTGATCCAGAAACCATCTTGTGGATTGCTGCCTTGACTCGGCACCAGTAG